A genomic region of Cannabis sativa cultivar Pink pepper isolate KNU-18-1 chromosome 1, ASM2916894v1, whole genome shotgun sequence contains the following coding sequences:
- the LOC115706650 gene encoding stellacyanin, which yields MNQKKLIVVYGIIIVMFGGAAITCRAATYTVGDSSGWDISTNLDSWTKDKTFNVGDVLVFQYSSTHSVSEVTKENYESCNTTNVLKAYSAGNTTITLNKPGDMFFVCGNKLHCLGGMKIQLNVHENNQAYAPTSAYSPQATPTTTDPSDYPNPSSKANNNNKNNLPTSSAYSAFSHLMLASFLALLVSIL from the exons atgaaTCAGAAAAAGTTGATTGTGGTTTATGGTATAATAATTGTTATGTTTGGGGGTGCAGCCATAACATGTAGAGCAGCTACGTACACGGTGGGAGATAGTTCTGGGTGGGATATAAGTACCAATCTCGACTCATGGACAAAGGACAAGACATTCAACGTTGGCGATGTTCTTG TGTTCCAGTACTCATCAACCCACAGTGTAAGTGAAGTGACAAAAGAAAATTATGAGAGTTGCAATACGACAAACGTTTTGAAAGCATACTCAGCAGGAAACACAACAATCACATTGAATAAACCTGGAGACATGTTCTTTGTGTGTGGTAACAAGTTACACTGTCTTGGAGGAATGAAGATTCAACTTAACGTTCATGAGAATAATCAAGCTTATGCACCAACCTCAGCTTACTCACCCCAGGCCACCCCTACTACTACAGACCCATCTGATTATCCCAACCCTTCTTCCAAggccaataataataataagaataaccttCCTACTTCATCAGCTTATTCTGCCTTTTCACATCTTATGCTAGCTTCTTTTCTAGCACTTCTTGTTTCTATactatga
- the LOC115703731 gene encoding uncharacterized protein LOC115703731, whose amino-acid sequence MYRSASWNRVSDEYNTVQSPPSMRTTSSFEEEDEQLPLYDMQMGDMAKKERARLKLAENAVHLIPLVLLFCAFILWFFSTTPPDGRYNKGELISARIEGFMSIEGEIDNDSDGTQTGIIPTVDLRYTKSPRLISHKTSKNIDN is encoded by the exons atgtATAGATCTGCAAGTTGGAACCGAGTTTCGGATGAGTATAACACAGTTCAGTCGCCGCCTTCAATGAGAACGACGTCGTCTTTTGAGGAGGAGGATGAGCAACTTCCTTTGTATGATATGCAAATGGGTGATATGGCCAAGAAAGAGAGGGCTCGTCTCAAGTTGGCTGAAAATGCTGTCCATCTTATTCCTCTTGTTCTCCTTTTTTGTGCTTTTATTCTTTGGTTTTTCTCTACCACACCTCCAG ATGGAAGGTATAATAAAGGGGAGTTGATATCAGCAAGAATAGAAGGATTCATGAGCATAGAAGGGGAGATCGATAATGATAGTGATGGCACTCAAACAGGCATTATACCAACTGTGGATTTAAGATACACAAAATCCCCAAGACTAATTTCTCACAAAACAtcaaaaaatatagataattgA